In one Thermococcus sp. 2319x1 genomic region, the following are encoded:
- the hydB gene encoding NADPH-dependent hydrogenase/sulfhydrogenase 1 subunit beta yields the protein MRYVKLPKENTYEFLERLKDWGTLYAPVKISEKFYDFREVEDVRQIEFKYNRTIMPPKKFFFLPREKMFEFSISKAEYEEVIENVEPFVVFGVHACDIFGLKIMDTIYLDELPDKYYKVRREKGIIIGISCVPDEYCFCNLRETDFADDGFDLFLHELPDGWLVRVGTPTGHRIVDKNIKLFEEVTSQDVCNFREFENKKHQMFKYHEDWGNLRYLLEMETEHPMWDEQSDLCLACGNCNLTCPTCRCYEVQDIPNLDGDTGVRIRRWDSCQLRSHGLVAGNHNFRPTKKSRFMNRYLCKNAYNEKLGISYCVGCGRCTYFCPAEISFVRNLRTIMGLEDKSCPPEVAEEIPKRGFAYASTIRGDGL from the coding sequence ATGAGGTATGTTAAGCTGCCGAAGGAGAATACTTACGAATTCCTAGAGCGATTAAAAGATTGGGGAACACTTTATGCTCCAGTAAAAATCTCGGAAAAGTTCTACGACTTCAGAGAAGTTGAAGACGTAAGGCAAATAGAATTCAAATATAACAGGACAATAATGCCTCCAAAGAAGTTCTTCTTCCTTCCGAGGGAAAAAATGTTCGAATTCAGCATTTCGAAGGCGGAATATGAGGAGGTTATTGAAAACGTTGAACCCTTTGTAGTTTTCGGGGTTCACGCGTGTGACATATTTGGCCTTAAGATAATGGACACAATCTACTTGGATGAGCTCCCCGATAAATACTACAAAGTCAGAAGGGAAAAGGGCATAATAATAGGAATTAGCTGTGTCCCAGATGAGTACTGTTTCTGTAATTTGAGGGAGACAGATTTTGCAGACGATGGTTTCGACTTATTCCTCCATGAGCTTCCCGACGGATGGCTCGTAAGGGTTGGCACTCCAACCGGACACAGGATAGTGGATAAAAACATAAAGCTCTTTGAAGAGGTAACGAGCCAGGATGTATGCAACTTCAGAGAGTTTGAAAACAAAAAGCACCAGATGTTCAAATACCATGAGGATTGGGGAAACCTCAGATATTTGCTTGAGATGGAAACGGAGCATCCAATGTGGGATGAGCAAAGTGATCTCTGTTTAGCATGTGGGAACTGTAACCTAACGTGTCCAACGTGTAGATGTTATGAAGTCCAAGATATACCGAACCTTGATGGAGATACGGGGGTTAGGATTAGAAGATGGGATTCGTGCCAGCTGAGGAGTCATGGCCTTGTGGCCGGAAACCACAACTTTAGACCAACCAAGAAAAGCCGTTTCATGAACCGCTATCTCTGCAAGAACGCCTATAACGAGAAGCTTGGCATAAGCTACTGTGTTGGATGTGGAAGGTGTACCTACTTCTGTCCAGCAGAAATAAGCTTCGTGAGGAATTTGAGAACTATTATGGGGCTTGAGGATAAGTCATGTCCTCCTGAAGTTGCTGAGGAGATTCCAAAGAGAGGATTTGCCTATGCTTCAACCATTAGGGGTGATGGGCTATGA
- the hydG gene encoding NADPH-dependent hydrogenase/sulfhydrogenase 1 subunit gamma codes for MSAPETVPKGIMMPDGNPYALHKAKVLKVYKLTDTEKLFLFRFEDPELAEKWTFKPGQFVQLTIPGVGEVPISICSSAMRRGFFELCIRKAGRVTTVVHKLKPGDTVLVRGPYGNGFPVDEWEGMDLLLIAAGLGTAPLRSVFLYAMDNRWKYGSITFINTAKYGRDLLFYKELEAMKDLAEAENVKIIQSVTRDPDWPGLKGRPQQFIVEANTNPKNTAVAVCGPPRMYRAVFESLLNYGYRPENIYVTLERKMKCGIGKCGHCNVGTSTSWKYICKDGPVFGYFDIISTPGLLD; via the coding sequence ATGAGCGCTCCCGAGACTGTGCCCAAGGGTATTATGATGCCAGATGGGAACCCATACGCCCTCCATAAAGCAAAGGTACTCAAAGTTTACAAGCTTACGGACACAGAAAAGCTCTTCCTATTCCGTTTTGAAGATCCGGAGTTAGCTGAAAAGTGGACCTTCAAGCCGGGACAGTTTGTCCAGCTTACTATCCCCGGTGTCGGTGAGGTACCAATAAGCATATGTTCCTCCGCTATGAGAAGGGGTTTCTTCGAGCTTTGTATAAGAAAAGCTGGTAGAGTAACAACTGTAGTTCACAAGCTTAAGCCGGGAGACACGGTTTTAGTCAGGGGCCCCTATGGAAACGGCTTCCCTGTCGATGAATGGGAGGGGATGGATTTACTCCTTATAGCAGCAGGTCTTGGAACTGCCCCCCTTAGGAGCGTCTTCCTTTATGCAATGGACAACAGGTGGAAGTATGGAAGCATCACGTTCATAAACACAGCCAAATACGGAAGGGACTTACTCTTTTACAAAGAACTTGAGGCAATGAAAGACCTGGCAGAGGCTGAAAACGTCAAGATAATCCAAAGCGTTACAAGAGATCCTGATTGGCCCGGATTGAAAGGCAGACCTCAGCAATTCATAGTTGAGGCGAACACAAATCCTAAGAATACAGCGGTTGCGGTTTGTGGTCCTCCAAGGATGTATAGGGCTGTCTTTGAGTCTCTCCTAAACTATGGATACAGGCCGGAGAACATCTACGTAACGCTTGAAAGAAAAATGAAGTGCGGAATTGGAAAATGTGGCCACTGCAACGTGGGAACAAGCACCTCATGGAAGTACATATGTAAAGACGGACCTGTGTTTGGCTACTTTGACATAATATCAACCCCCGGACTGCTGGACTGA
- the hydD gene encoding NADPH-dependent hydrogenase/sulfhydrogenase 1 subunit delta: MSEKVRIGFYALTSCYGCQLQMAMMDEILHLLDKAEIECWFMVERDSDEDREVDIAFIEGSVSTQEEVELVKKIREKARIVVAVGACATQGGVQSWGKDKELSELWKIVYGDAHVKFEPKMAEPVEKYIKVDYKLYGCPPEKKDFLYALGTFLVGSWPEDIDYPVCVECRLRGNPCILIEKGEPCLGPVTVAGCDARCPGFNVACIGCRGAVGYDVAWFDSLALEFKKKGFTKEEILERMKIFNAHNPKLEEMVNKIFEEGE; the protein is encoded by the coding sequence ATGAGCGAGAAGGTTAGAATTGGATTTTACGCATTAACCTCATGCTATGGCTGTCAGCTTCAAATGGCCATGATGGACGAGATACTCCATCTCTTAGACAAAGCGGAGATAGAATGCTGGTTCATGGTTGAGAGGGACAGCGATGAGGACAGGGAAGTCGATATAGCCTTCATAGAGGGAAGTGTCTCTACTCAGGAGGAGGTAGAGCTCGTAAAGAAGATTAGGGAAAAGGCTAGGATAGTCGTTGCAGTTGGAGCTTGTGCAACACAAGGCGGGGTGCAGAGCTGGGGGAAGGATAAAGAACTTAGTGAACTCTGGAAGATCGTTTACGGAGATGCCCATGTTAAATTTGAGCCCAAGATGGCAGAACCTGTTGAAAAATACATCAAGGTTGACTACAAGCTTTACGGTTGCCCGCCAGAGAAGAAGGACTTTCTCTATGCACTGGGTACATTCTTAGTGGGCTCATGGCCTGAGGACATAGACTACCCGGTATGTGTTGAGTGCAGGCTTAGAGGAAACCCCTGTATTCTTATAGAAAAGGGAGAGCCGTGCTTAGGGCCGGTGACGGTTGCCGGGTGTGATGCAAGGTGCCCCGGCTTTAACGTTGCCTGCATTGGGTGCAGAGGAGCTGTAGGCTATGACGTTGCGTGGTTTGACTCTCTAGCCTTAGAGTTCAAGAAGAAAGGCTTTACAAAAGAGGAGATCCTTGAGAGAATGAAGATATTCAACGCCCACAATCCGAAGCTTGAGGAAATGGTTAACAAGATATTTGAGGAGGGAGAATGA
- the hydA gene encoding NADPH-dependent hydrogenase/sulfhydrogenase 1 subunit alpha, with protein sequence MYIPITVDHIARVEGKGGIEIVTSDEGVKEVKLNIIEGPRFFEAITIGKKLEEALAIYPRVCSFCAASHKLTALEAAEKAIGFTPRPEIQDLRELLYMGDTIESHALHLYLLVLPDYLGYSSPLAMVDKYKKEIEYAMALKNIGSKIMDYLGSRAIHQENAVLGGFGKLPTKAQFEELKRELKEALPLAEYTVELFSKLEQYEEVTDDEMVHMAVKPRNDVYGIYGDYIKVSDGFEFPVEDYKKHIVEKVVEHSFAKHSFYRGKPFMVGAISRIVNNADLLYGKAKELYTQYKDLLRYNNCFANNFAQAIEVVYFIERAIDIIDDTLAKWPVKERDEVEIKDGFGVSITEAPRGLLVYALEVRGGRVNYADIITPTAMNLAIMERHVRMMAENHWQDDPERLKLLAEMTVRAYDPCISCSVHVVRL encoded by the coding sequence ATGTATATCCCGATTACGGTTGATCATATAGCCCGTGTTGAGGGTAAGGGAGGAATAGAGATAGTTACAAGTGATGAGGGTGTTAAAGAAGTTAAGCTTAACATAATAGAGGGGCCGAGGTTCTTTGAGGCCATTACAATTGGCAAGAAGCTTGAAGAGGCATTAGCGATCTATCCGAGGGTTTGTTCTTTCTGTGCAGCATCTCATAAGCTCACGGCTTTAGAGGCTGCAGAAAAGGCCATAGGTTTTACCCCAAGACCTGAGATTCAAGACTTGAGAGAACTGCTCTACATGGGAGATACCATAGAAAGCCATGCTCTACACCTCTACCTACTAGTTCTCCCAGATTATCTCGGCTATTCCAGTCCGCTGGCAATGGTGGATAAATATAAGAAGGAAATCGAATATGCAATGGCACTAAAAAACATTGGCTCAAAGATAATGGACTATCTCGGCTCGAGGGCAATTCATCAAGAAAATGCTGTGCTTGGGGGTTTTGGGAAGCTTCCAACAAAGGCCCAGTTTGAAGAGCTCAAGAGAGAACTGAAGGAAGCATTGCCTTTGGCCGAGTATACAGTGGAGCTCTTCTCAAAGCTTGAGCAGTACGAAGAGGTAACCGATGATGAGATGGTTCACATGGCAGTGAAGCCGAGAAACGACGTCTATGGTATCTACGGAGACTACATTAAAGTCAGCGACGGTTTTGAGTTCCCTGTTGAGGATTACAAAAAACACATAGTTGAAAAGGTAGTTGAGCACAGCTTTGCAAAGCACAGCTTTTACAGGGGGAAGCCCTTTATGGTAGGTGCAATCTCGAGAATAGTTAACAACGCCGACCTTCTATACGGTAAGGCAAAGGAGCTCTACACCCAATACAAAGACCTTCTTAGATACAACAACTGTTTTGCAAACAATTTCGCCCAGGCGATTGAGGTGGTATACTTTATAGAGAGGGCAATAGACATAATTGATGATACCCTTGCAAAGTGGCCGGTAAAAGAGAGGGACGAGGTAGAGATAAAAGACGGCTTTGGAGTGAGCATAACCGAGGCTCCAAGAGGTTTACTCGTCTATGCTCTTGAAGTCAGAGGTGGAAGAGTTAACTATGCGGATATCATAACACCAACCGCAATGAACCTTGCAATTATGGAACGCCATGTTAGAATGATGGCTGAGAATCACTGGCAAGATGACCCAGAGAGGCTCAAGCTTCTTGCAGAGATGACAGTTAGGGCATATGATCCATGTATCTCGTGTTCTGTTCACGTGGTTAGGCTTTAG
- a CDS encoding hydrogenase maturation protease, translating into MSTLILALGNELMRDDGVGLKIGRILAKKGYNVLEIGTDIFKLHRYYNGENRIIIIDAILTDKYKPGEMIHLKGEEIFEKLKAEIRSAHFMGAIDGLKLLMALDERLAKAEIHFVGVVAKEIDLGTELSEEVKNNIHNIVDAVEKIVK; encoded by the coding sequence ATGAGCACTTTGATTCTGGCCCTTGGTAATGAATTGATGAGAGATGACGGGGTGGGGCTTAAAATTGGCAGAATACTGGCGAAGAAAGGTTATAACGTGCTTGAAATTGGTACGGATATATTCAAGCTTCACCGCTATTACAATGGCGAGAACAGGATAATAATAATCGATGCAATATTGACGGATAAGTACAAACCTGGGGAGATGATCCATCTAAAGGGGGAAGAGATTTTTGAAAAGCTTAAGGCCGAAATAAGGAGTGCCCACTTTATGGGAGCTATTGATGGGCTCAAGCTTTTAATGGCTCTTGATGAACGGCTAGCTAAAGCAGAGATTCATTTTGTTGGGGTTGTGGCTAAAGAGATTGATCTCGGAACTGAGCTCAGTGAAGAGGTTAAAAATAATATTCATAACATTGTAGATGCTGTAGAGAAGATTGTGAAATAA
- a CDS encoding putative RNA uridine N3 methyltransferase — MAWHIFIPDSLLEETSDPKIRTYKVGQIGRAAAIFGVEHIWIYKAGGKDGKFIKLILEYMETPQYLRKSLIPLTKELKYVGVLPPLRTPHHKLKGKPKLGEIREGIVIRKGKRLYADIGLDELALVEGSGEGRMTFKIVSLKPLKVVPSTPEEYWGYRVHLTRKSLAKTLKKAKLNLAIATSRKGEDVRKVNLPPLEGEVGFVFGSPRKGIMEILRDFNEDYPFDLILNTIPNQKTKTVRTEEAVLATLAIFNFIRRD, encoded by the coding sequence ATGGCATGGCATATCTTCATTCCAGATTCACTCCTCGAAGAGACTTCCGACCCAAAGATAAGGACTTATAAAGTTGGACAGATCGGCAGGGCGGCAGCGATCTTTGGCGTTGAGCACATATGGATTTACAAAGCAGGGGGAAAAGACGGGAAATTCATTAAGCTAATCCTCGAATACATGGAAACACCGCAGTATCTGCGAAAGAGCCTAATACCACTTACAAAGGAGCTCAAATATGTTGGGGTTTTGCCACCTCTGAGAACCCCCCACCACAAGCTCAAAGGGAAGCCTAAACTCGGCGAAATCAGGGAGGGCATTGTAATCAGAAAGGGCAAGAGGCTTTACGCGGATATCGGTCTTGACGAGCTTGCCCTCGTTGAGGGAAGTGGAGAAGGAAGAATGACGTTCAAAATCGTGTCTCTGAAGCCGCTCAAGGTGGTGCCATCAACACCCGAGGAGTACTGGGGATATCGAGTGCATCTCACCAGAAAGTCTTTGGCAAAAACACTTAAAAAGGCAAAACTCAACCTTGCAATCGCGACCTCACGAAAGGGTGAGGATGTGAGAAAAGTGAACCTTCCCCCGCTGGAAGGGGAAGTGGGATTCGTGTTTGGATCTCCCCGGAAGGGGATAATGGAAATCCTGAGAGACTTCAATGAGGATTATCCCTTTGATCTAATCCTCAATACGATTCCAAATCAAAAGACAAAAACCGTTAGAACGGAGGAAGCCGTGTTGGCGACGTTGGCGATATTTAATTTCATAAGGAGGGATTGA
- a CDS encoding 50S ribosomal protein L3: MGKISRPRRGSLAYSPRKRAKSIVPRIRKWPQEQEVRMLGFAGYKAGMTHVLMIDDAPGLTKGKEIFVPVTIVEAPPLIVYGVRAYKQGYLGLETATEVIVPDFKLENYPSKKAKNVTFYKLLERRIKTLPKNYNEETFQQKLGELEDLVNSGEIVEVRALVATQPWLARIKKKPEVMEYAVGGTSVEEKFAYIKEKLGKEIRASEVLKEGELLDIIAITKGKGTQGPVKRWGIKIQFHKAQRAGKGRHVGNLGPWHPARVMWTVPQAGQVGFHHRTEFNKRLLRIGENGKLKLNGEEIEITPKGGFPHYGIVRNDFLMIAGTIPGAIKRIIRVRPAIRPPEKKPPVEAPQITYVSRESKQ, from the coding sequence ATGGGAAAAATTAGCAGACCAAGAAGAGGTTCATTGGCATACTCCCCAAGAAAAAGAGCCAAGAGCATAGTCCCGAGAATTAGGAAGTGGCCGCAAGAGCAGGAGGTTAGAATGCTCGGGTTTGCAGGATACAAAGCTGGAATGACCCATGTGCTTATGATAGACGATGCTCCAGGGCTTACGAAGGGTAAGGAGATTTTCGTGCCAGTAACAATAGTTGAGGCTCCGCCCTTAATAGTCTATGGAGTTAGAGCTTACAAGCAGGGTTACCTTGGACTTGAAACTGCAACTGAGGTCATAGTGCCCGATTTCAAGCTCGAGAATTACCCATCAAAGAAAGCAAAGAACGTAACATTCTACAAGCTTCTTGAGAGAAGGATTAAGACTCTTCCAAAGAACTACAACGAAGAGACCTTCCAGCAAAAACTTGGAGAGCTTGAGGATCTCGTTAACTCCGGAGAAATAGTTGAAGTTAGGGCTCTTGTGGCAACTCAGCCATGGCTTGCAAGAATAAAGAAAAAGCCCGAAGTTATGGAGTACGCTGTTGGTGGAACAAGCGTTGAAGAGAAGTTCGCCTACATCAAAGAGAAGCTTGGAAAAGAAATCAGGGCAAGTGAAGTTCTCAAAGAGGGAGAGCTTCTTGACATAATAGCCATCACAAAGGGCAAAGGCACCCAAGGACCGGTTAAGAGATGGGGCATTAAGATACAGTTCCACAAGGCTCAAAGAGCCGGAAAGGGGAGACACGTTGGTAACCTCGGTCCATGGCACCCAGCGAGGGTTATGTGGACGGTTCCACAGGCCGGACAGGTGGGCTTCCACCACAGAACTGAGTTCAACAAGAGGCTCTTGAGAATAGGGGAAAACGGAAAGCTCAAGCTCAATGGAGAGGAAATCGAGATCACTCCAAAGGGAGGATTCCCCCACTATGGAATAGTGAGAAACGACTTCCTTATGATAGCTGGAACCATACCTGGGGCAATTAAAAGAATAATCAGAGTAAGACCGGCAATAAGGCCTCCAGAAAAGAAGCCACCAGTTGAGGCTCCACAGATAACATACGTTAGTAGGGAATCAAAGCAATGA
- the rpl4p gene encoding 50S ribosomal protein L4 — protein MKVKVFSLDGEPIEEIELPKVFQTPFRPDLIRRAVIASWTHRIQPQGRDPLAGKRRVTENIGKGHGMARVERIKTPPRFAAFVPFARGGRRTHPPKVEKIIWEGINKKERRLALMSAIAATANYDLVKARGHIIDNLPQIPLVVEDELEKVYKTAKTREIFKKLGVWDDIERAKKNTKVRAGKGKMRGRRYKKAKGPLIVVAKNEGIIQGARNHPGVDVVLVDNLGVELLAPGAHPGRLTIWTKGAIERLREIYG, from the coding sequence ATGAAAGTTAAGGTATTTTCACTCGATGGCGAGCCAATTGAAGAGATTGAACTTCCAAAAGTATTCCAAACACCTTTCAGACCGGATCTCATTAGGAGAGCTGTCATCGCTTCATGGACCCACCGCATACAACCACAAGGGAGAGACCCCCTTGCGGGTAAGAGGAGGGTTACCGAGAACATCGGAAAAGGTCACGGTATGGCAAGGGTTGAGAGGATAAAGACCCCCCCAAGGTTTGCGGCTTTTGTTCCATTTGCCAGAGGTGGTAGAAGAACTCACCCACCAAAGGTGGAGAAGATAATATGGGAAGGCATCAACAAGAAGGAAAGAAGACTCGCCTTGATGAGTGCCATAGCTGCCACCGCAAACTACGATTTAGTTAAAGCGAGAGGCCATATAATTGATAATCTGCCTCAAATTCCCCTTGTGGTGGAAGATGAGCTCGAAAAGGTCTACAAAACAGCAAAAACTAGGGAGATCTTCAAGAAGCTCGGTGTCTGGGATGATATTGAGAGGGCAAAGAAAAACACCAAAGTGAGGGCTGGAAAGGGTAAGATGAGGGGCAGAAGATACAAGAAGGCAAAAGGTCCACTCATTGTGGTTGCCAAAAACGAGGGAATAATACAGGGAGCAAGAAACCACCCAGGTGTTGATGTAGTTTTAGTGGACAATCTGGGTGTGGAGTTGTTGGCCCCAGGTGCACATCCCGGAAGGCTCACAATATGGACGAAGGGAGCAATAGAGAGGTTGAGGGAAATTTACGGGTGA
- a CDS encoding 50S ribosomal protein L23 produces the protein MDPYKVIIRPVVTEKAISMVERENKLTFIVDRRATKEDVKRAVEEIYNVKVEKVNTLITMKGEKKAYVKLKPEYRASEVAARIGLF, from the coding sequence ATGGATCCATATAAGGTTATTATAAGACCCGTGGTTACAGAAAAGGCAATCTCCATGGTTGAGAGGGAAAACAAGCTCACCTTTATAGTCGATAGAAGGGCTACAAAGGAAGATGTAAAGAGGGCTGTTGAGGAGATATACAACGTCAAAGTTGAGAAGGTCAACACACTCATAACAATGAAAGGTGAAAAGAAGGCTTACGTGAAATTGAAGCCTGAATATAGAGCAAGTGAGGTTGCTGCTAGAATAGGATTGTTCTGA
- a CDS encoding 50S ribosomal protein L2, with amino-acid sequence MGKSLIQQRRGKGSTTFRAPSHRYRGAVKYIPLNFTQEKTLAGRVVEILHDPGRTAPVAKVKFENGLEKLILAPEGLLVDQEVYIGPEAPIAIGNTLPLANIPEGTYVYNIEGSPGDGGKYVRAGGSYALVVSKERNRVIVQLPSGELKAFNPMCRATIGVVAGGGRLEKPIVKAGKAYYIMKARNRFWPKPRGVKMNAVNHPHGGKEHHIGKPSTVSRRAPPGRKVGHIAARRTGRRK; translated from the coding sequence ATGGGTAAGAGTTTGATTCAACAGAGGAGAGGAAAAGGATCAACAACCTTTAGAGCACCGTCTCACAGATATAGGGGTGCTGTTAAGTACATCCCCCTGAATTTCACCCAAGAAAAGACCCTCGCTGGTAGGGTAGTTGAGATACTCCACGACCCCGGAAGAACCGCACCGGTTGCCAAGGTTAAGTTTGAGAACGGTCTTGAGAAGCTCATCCTTGCCCCAGAGGGACTTTTGGTGGATCAAGAGGTTTACATAGGACCTGAAGCTCCGATAGCAATTGGGAACACACTCCCACTTGCAAATATTCCAGAGGGTACATACGTTTACAACATTGAAGGTTCCCCGGGCGATGGTGGGAAGTACGTGAGAGCCGGGGGAAGTTATGCTCTAGTTGTTTCAAAAGAGAGGAACAGAGTAATTGTCCAGTTGCCAAGCGGTGAGCTTAAGGCATTCAATCCAATGTGCAGGGCCACAATTGGCGTAGTTGCCGGTGGGGGTAGACTTGAAAAGCCAATAGTCAAGGCAGGTAAGGCATACTACATAATGAAGGCAAGAAACAGGTTCTGGCCCAAGCCGAGAGGTGTAAAGATGAACGCAGTCAATCACCCGCACGGTGGTAAAGAGCACCACATCGGTAAGCCGAGTACAGTCTCAAGGAGAGCTCCACCCGGAAGAAAAGTTGGTCACATAGCTGCGAGAAGAACCGGAAGGAGAAAGTGA
- the rpsS gene encoding 30S ribosomal protein S19 has protein sequence MTRKEFRYRGYTLEELMNMSLEDLARLFPSRQRRSLKRGLTPEQKKVLRKIRLAKKGKYKKPIRTHSRDMVILPEMVGITIYVHNGKEFVPVEIKEEMIGHYLGEFALTRKRVQHGSPGVGATRSSMFVAIK, from the coding sequence ATGACAAGGAAAGAATTTAGGTATCGCGGTTATACTCTTGAAGAACTAATGAACATGTCTCTTGAAGATTTGGCTAGACTTTTCCCCTCAAGACAGAGGAGAAGCCTTAAGAGAGGATTAACACCTGAACAGAAGAAGGTTCTCAGAAAGATCAGGTTGGCAAAGAAGGGCAAATACAAGAAGCCAATAAGAACCCACAGCAGGGACATGGTTATCCTTCCAGAGATGGTAGGAATCACAATTTACGTCCACAACGGTAAGGAGTTTGTCCCAGTAGAGATTAAGGAAGAGATGATTGGACATTACCTTGGAGAATTTGCCCTAACAAGAAAGAGGGTCCAACACGGTTCACCTGGTGTTGGTGCCACAAGATCATCAATGTTCGTTGCAATCAAGTGA
- the rplV gene encoding 50S ribosomal protein L22: MMAKFSYSFQNFDPERMARASGRDLRISPKLSIEVCREIKGMMLNDAIKLLDDVIAKRRPIPLRRFNDSQGHKKGKGFGPGRYPVKVAKEIKKILLNVRNNAEQRGLDPDRLKIIHAAAHRGPVLRGYIPRAFGRATPFNEQTTHIEIVVEEIRG; encoded by the coding sequence ATGATGGCAAAGTTTTCCTACTCTTTCCAAAATTTTGACCCAGAGAGAATGGCAAGGGCAAGCGGGAGAGATTTGAGAATATCGCCGAAACTCTCAATAGAAGTCTGCAGAGAAATCAAAGGAATGATGCTCAACGACGCCATAAAGCTCCTTGATGATGTGATAGCCAAGAGAAGACCAATCCCTCTCAGAAGGTTCAACGACTCCCAGGGTCACAAGAAAGGGAAGGGATTTGGCCCCGGAAGATATCCGGTGAAAGTTGCTAAAGAAATCAAGAAGATCCTCCTGAATGTTAGAAACAACGCAGAGCAGAGGGGTCTTGATCCAGACAGGCTAAAAATCATCCACGCTGCAGCTCACAGAGGACCAGTGCTTAGGGGATACATACCAAGGGCTTTTGGAAGAGCCACACCATTCAACGAGCAGACGACGCACATTGAGATAGTTGTTGAGGAAATTAGGGGGTGA
- a CDS encoding 30S ribosomal protein S3, whose product MAIERYFIKESVKEMLIDEYLEKELRRAGYGGLDIKKTPLGTKVVIFAERPGFVIGRGGRKIRDLTRVLERQFGLENPQIEVEEIKNPYFNAKVQAIRLAQALERGVHFRRAAYAAIRAIMSNGARGVEIRISGKLTGERAKSVRFYQGYIAKVGNPAETLVSRGYAQALLKLGVLGVKVSIMPPDARLPDEIEIIEKPIEEEVSEQ is encoded by the coding sequence ATGGCAATCGAGAGATATTTCATAAAGGAAAGCGTTAAAGAAATGCTCATCGATGAATATCTTGAGAAGGAGCTTAGAAGAGCTGGTTATGGAGGACTTGACATCAAAAAGACTCCCCTCGGAACAAAGGTTGTTATATTTGCCGAGAGACCGGGTTTCGTTATAGGAAGGGGCGGAAGAAAAATAAGGGATCTTACAAGGGTACTGGAGAGACAGTTTGGTTTGGAAAACCCCCAGATAGAGGTTGAGGAAATCAAGAACCCCTACTTTAACGCTAAGGTTCAAGCAATAAGGCTTGCCCAGGCATTGGAAAGGGGAGTCCACTTTAGAAGAGCTGCATACGCTGCAATAAGGGCAATTATGAGCAACGGTGCAAGAGGTGTGGAGATCAGAATAAGCGGCAAGCTTACAGGAGAAAGAGCTAAAAGTGTGAGATTCTATCAGGGATATATTGCAAAAGTTGGAAATCCCGCTGAAACTTTGGTTTCAAGGGGCTATGCACAGGCATTGCTGAAGCTTGGCGTCCTTGGAGTGAAAGTTTCAATTATGCCACCAGATGCAAGACTTCCGGATGAAATCGAGATCATAGAAAAACCAATTGAAGAAGAGGTGAGCGAACAATGA
- the rpmC gene encoding 50S ribosomal protein L29, with amino-acid sequence MKPSEIREMSVEEIEAKIKELRLELAKERGMLTMGTSLENPMVIRNLRRDIARLLTIKKEKLRSKG; translated from the coding sequence ATGAAGCCAAGTGAGATTAGGGAGATGAGCGTGGAAGAAATAGAGGCCAAGATTAAAGAGCTAAGACTTGAGCTTGCAAAGGAAAGGGGAATGCTTACAATGGGAACATCCCTGGAAAACCCGATGGTTATTAGGAACCTTAGAAGGGATATTGCTCGCCTTTTAACGATAAAGAAGGAAAAGTTAAGGAGCAAAGGGTGA
- the yciH gene encoding stress response translation initiation inhibitor YciH — MLFKEVLKEQQRIRVYVEKARYGKLKTIIEGIDEKEFNLEEIAKKLKAKLACGGTAKNGRIELQGDHREKAKQLLAELGFSEELIEVE; from the coding sequence ATGTTATTTAAAGAAGTTTTAAAGGAACAGCAGAGGATTAGGGTTTACGTTGAGAAAGCCCGGTATGGAAAGCTCAAGACCATAATAGAGGGAATTGATGAGAAGGAGTTTAACCTTGAAGAGATTGCAAAAAAGCTTAAGGCGAAGCTGGCATGCGGAGGAACAGCCAAAAACGGGAGAATAGAGCTTCAAGGAGACCACAGAGAAAAGGCGAAACAATTATTGGCAGAACTTGGATTTTCAGAGGAATTGATAGAGGTCGAGTGA